The following DNA comes from Streptomyces sp. Ag109_O5-10.
TAAGTCATCGGTCACCGGTGTCGGAGTGTGACACTGACCGCACTTTCTAAGCGCTTGCTTTGTGGCTGCCGGGGGGAGGTGGGTCCGTGCGGGTCCGGTGGGGGCCGGTCGCGCAGTTCCCCGCGCCCCCTTACGGGGCGCTGTCCAGCCGCCCCCTGTCAGCGTCCCCGTCACCCCTAGTCGGTCGTACCCGCCCTCGACCTCGCCTCTTCGGAAGCGGGGTCGGACGGGAGGGGCTCCACCTGCTGGCGCCGGCGGCGTTTCAGCAGGGCCCACGGTCCGCGCGGGCCCGTCGGCATCGCCGCCGTGACCTCCGTGCCGGCCTCGGCCGCGGCCTCCGCCGCGGCCCGGGCGACCGGCAGGAAGCCCTCGCGGCGCGTGACGTCGGGACGCTCCTCCTCGGCCGGCCACAGGCCCAGGGCCGCGCAGACCGTCGGCAGCACCGCCATCGCCGCCGTGGCGTACCCCTCCGCCGAGGGGTGGAAGCTGTCGGGGCCGAACAGCTCGCGCGGATGGGCCGCGAACTCGGGGCCGAGCAGGTCGCCCAGCGACACCGTGCGGCCGCCCTGCTCCACCGTCCCGATGGTCTGGGCCGCCGCCAGCTGCCGGGACGCCCGCCGGGCCAGCCAGCGCAGGGGCTGCCGTACCGGCTCGATCGTGCCCAGGTCGGGGCAGGTGCCGACCACCACCTCCGCCCCCGCCGTGCGCAGCCGGCGGACGGCCGCCGAGAGGTGGCGGACGGAGCGGGTCGGCGGCATCCGGCGGGTGACGTCGTTGGCGCCGATCATGATCACGCAGACGTCGGGGACGGGCGAGGCCGTGCCCAGCACCAGGGCGACCTGGCGGTCCAGGTCGTCGGACTGAGCCCCGGGGAGCGCCACGTTGCTGAGCACCACCGGGCGCTCCGCGACCGCGGCGAGGCCGGACGCCAGCAGCGCGCCCGGGGTCTGGGCGGCGCGGTGCACGCCCTGCCCGGCGGCCGTGGAGTCGCCGAGCATGGTCAGTCGGATGGGCGGCTCACCTGAGGCGCCGTAACCGTCGCCGTAGCGGCCGTCCGCCACCGGCACCCGGCCGCCGCTGGTGCCGTTGTGCACTGCCGTCCTGGCCATCCGCACCTCGGCCAGCACCAGGCCCACCGCGGCCGCGCCGACCAGACCGACCCCGCCACCGCCGTACGCCGCCCCGGCCGCGATCCGCCGGGCCACCCGCGCCCTCGACATGTTCGTCATGCGTCGCCGCCACCTCCTCGTTGCCGCTCATCCACTCCTTGCCCCGTACAGCCCGTGCGTCAATCTCAACGGGGAGTGAACCTCCGGAGCGGGGCCTTAGGCTGGCGGCACAAACAGGACCACATCTTTTGCAAGCAACCGGAGACAACGGTGCGATTCCACGACTCGATGATCAGCCTCGTCGGCAACACCCCGCTGGTGCGGCTCAACAGCGTCACCCAGGGCATCCAGGCCACCGTGCTCGCCAAGGTCGAGTACTTCAACCCGGGCGGGTCCGTGAAGGACCGCATCGCGCTGCGGATGATCGAGGCCGCGGAGAAGAGCGGCGAGCTGCAGCCGGGCGGGACCATCGTCGAGCCGACCAGCGGGAACACCGGCGTGGGCCTGGCGATCGTGGCCCAGCAGAAGGGGTACAAGTGCATCTTCGTGTGCCCCGACAAGGTGAGCACCGACAAGATCAACGTGCTGCGGGCGTACGGCGCCGAGGTCGT
Coding sequences within:
- a CDS encoding SGNH/GDSL hydrolase family protein, whose protein sequence is MTNMSRARVARRIAAGAAYGGGGVGLVGAAAVGLVLAEVRMARTAVHNGTSGGRVPVADGRYGDGYGASGEPPIRLTMLGDSTAAGQGVHRAAQTPGALLASGLAAVAERPVVLSNVALPGAQSDDLDRQVALVLGTASPVPDVCVIMIGANDVTRRMPPTRSVRHLSAAVRRLRTAGAEVVVGTCPDLGTIEPVRQPLRWLARRASRQLAAAQTIGTVEQGGRTVSLGDLLGPEFAAHPRELFGPDSFHPSAEGYATAAMAVLPTVCAALGLWPAEEERPDVTRREGFLPVARAAAEAAAEAGTEVTAAMPTGPRGPWALLKRRRRQQVEPLPSDPASEEARSRAGTTD